The sequence below is a genomic window from Paenibacillus silvisoli.
CCTGAGATGGACGGTATCGTTGCGCTTAAAGAAATCAAGAAGATCGACGGCAATGCTAAAGTCATCATGTGTTCCGCGATGGGTCAACAAGCTATGGTCATCGACGCCATTCAAGCCGGTGCGAAAGACTTTATCGTTAAACCATTCCAGGCTGACCGCGTTATCGAAGCGATCAAGAAAACGCTAGGTTAATAGAATGAAGGTTTCAAAGGGAATCCGACTTGCTGCAATGGCTGTCTCCGGCTGGCTCATGACAGCAAGTCTTGCGTCAGCAGAGATAAGCGTCGATGAGGGTAAACCTGTCATCGGAACGGGAATCGGGTACTACATCTGGGTCATCGTTGCGCTCTTGCTGGTCATCGGACTGATCATTCTCGTTATTAAGTGGCTTGCCAGCCGCAACCGCGGATGGGGAACCAACCGGGCGCTTCGTTCGCTGGGCGGCATTCCGTTAGGCCAGAACAAATCGCTGCAGGTAGTTGAGCTGTCAGGCAGAGTGTACGTGGTCGGTGTCGGGGACGATATCACGCTTCTGGATAAAATCGAAGACCCTGATACGGCGGCAGCCGTATTGGAGGCGATCGATCAGCAGAACAATCGGACTTGGAGCTCGCCGACCTTGACGGAGTTTATCGGCCGCTTCCGCAAGAGCGGGAAAGCCGATGGGCCGACAAGCGAGCCTTGGCAAGAGGCGGTATCCTTCAAGGATTTGCTTAATAACGGGATGATGCGTCAGTCGGATCAGAAGCAAAAGGTCGAAGAGCTTCTTAGAGAGCAAAATCATAATGATCGGTTGTTGGACGAATGAACAAAAAAATCGTACTGACTGTAGCTGCTTTACAACTGCTTGGCCTGCTGTTTCACTCCCATGCATTCGCTGAACCGCTGCCGAACGTCAGCGTCAGCATCGGAGACAGCGGCAGCGAAAGTCCCGGAACAAGCGCGCTTTCGCTATTGCTCATCATTACGGTGTTGAGCGTAGCGCCAGCCATACTTGTCCTCATGACGAGCTTCACGCGTATCGTCATCGTGCTCGGCTTTGTTCGAACCTCGCTCGGAACGCAGCAAATGCCGCCGAACCAAGTGTTAATCGGCTTAGCCATGTTTCTTACGTTCTTCATCATGTCGCCGACGCTAGGCACCGTGAATCAAGTTGCTCTGCAGCCGTATCTTAAAGGCGAGCTCACCCAAACGCAGGCTTTGAGCAAAGCGGCTGAACCGATGAAGGAATTTATGATGAAGCATACCCGAGATAAAGATCTGCTTCTGTTCTTGAAATATACGAAGATGGAAAAGCCGAAATCGATTAAAGACGTACCGATTACGGTCATGGTTCCGGCGTATGCCCTAAGCGAGCTGCGAACGTCATTCCAAATGGGCTTCATGATCTTTATCCCGTTTCTCATTATCGATATGGTCGTCGCCAGCACCTTGATGGCGATGGGGATGATGATGCTTCCGCCGGTAATGATATCGCTGCCGTTCAAAATTTTGTTGTTTGTGCTGGTAGACGGATGGTATCTCATCGTCAAGTCATTGTTGCTCAGTTTTTAAGCAGGTTCTGTCAGGAAGGAGTACAAGCATGAGTTCGGACTTCATCATCGCCTTAGCCGGACAGGCAGTTTATACGGTACTGAAAGCGAGTGCGCCAATGCTGCTTATCGGACTGGTCGTCGGTTTGGTTGTTAGTATCTTTCAGGCTACTACGCAAATCCAAGAGCAGTCGCTGGCTTTTGTGCCTAAAGTGGCGGCCGTACTGCTTTCCGTCCTGCTGTTTGGTCCGTGGATCTTGAATACACTGGTCGATTTCACCTACAACCTGCTGAATAACTTGTATAAATACATCGGATAGGCTGTGGATCGATGGAGTTGTTTCTTCAAGGATTCCCTATTTTTTTGCTTATTTTTTGTCGAATAACTGCGTTTTTCGTCGTAGCGCCTATCTTTTCGACTCGAAATGTGCCGAGTACGTTTAAATTGGGATTCAGTTTTTTCATATCGCTGCTCGTATTTTTCACATATGGCTTAAAGCAGACGGTCGTTCCAGATGCCGAGTATGTGCTCGCGATTATTCGCGAACTGCTGGCGGGAGCTTTGCTGGGCTTCGCAGCTTATTTATTTTATACGATCGTCAATACGGCAGGCAGCTTGATCGATATGCAGATGGGCTTCGGCATGGCGAACATTATCGATCCGATGACCGGCGCTTCCGCACCGCTCATGGGCAACTTTAAAGGCATGATCGCGACGCTGCTGTTTCTTTCGATTAATGGACACCATTACTTGCTGTCGGCGCTGCTCCAAAGCTATGAATGGATTCCGCTCGATAATACGCTGTTCGCTCACGTAAGCGCAGGGACGGTATCCAGCTTTTTAACCAGCATGGTTAGCCAAACCTTCTTGCTGGCGATTCAAATGTCGGCTCCGCTCGTCGTGGCACTTTTCTTAACCGACGTTGGTCTAGGCTTGCTAGCGCGAACCGCGCCGCAATACAACGTGTTCGTTATTGGGATTCCGATTAAGATCCTTGTCGGCTTTCTCATCTTGGCCGTTTTGATGCCTGGTCTCGTTACGCTGTATGAACATTTGTTTGAACAAATGTTCAATGCCATGCGGAAGCTGTTCGATATTTTGCAAGGTCCTGCAACGTAGGTAGGAGGGCACTCATATCATGGTCAACTATCGTTGGACGCTCGATCTGCAATTGTTTTCAGGTGAAAAAACAGAGCGTGCAACACCTAAGAAGAGGCAGGAAGCCCGCAAGAAAGGGCAGACGGCCAAGAGCCAGGAAGTTCCTGGAGCTCTCATTTTGTTTTTTGTTTTTCTCAGCTTCATGATGCTAGGCGGCTATTACAAATCGCGAATCATGCATTTGTTCGGTTCCCTGTTCGAACAAAAGCTGTTAATGGAAGTGACGTCTGAAAACGTCGTAACGCTGTTTGCGGATTTAATGATGCAGGGCTTCATGCTGCTCGCCCCGATATTTGCCATAGCGGTGCTCGTCGCGGTGATAGGGAATTATGCGCAAATCGGCATTATGTTTACGGCCGAGCCTCTAAAGTTGAAAATGAATAAGCTAAATCCGATTAGTGGCTTCAAACAAATTTTTTCGATGCACTCATTAGTTGAATTTGTTAAGAACGTTTTAAAATTGGTACTAATCGGCTTTATCGTGTATTCCGTGATTCGGCGTGAGATGGGAAGCATCATGCAGCTTGCGAGCGTACCGATAGACGGTATCTTTAGCTACATATCCGATGTGACCATACGGTTAGGCGTTGAAATCGGCGCGATACTCGCCATATTGGCTTTATTTGACTACATGTACAAGCGTTATGAGCATGAAAAAAGCTTACGGATGTCCAAGCAGGACATTAAAGACGAATATAAGAAATCCGAAGGCGACCCGCTCGTGAAAAGCAAGATCAAGGAGCGTCAACGGAGAATGGCCCTCCAGCGCATGATGCAGGATGTGCCGAGGGCAGACGTCGTCATTACAAACCCAACCCACTTTGCCATTGCACTGCAATATGACGGCGCGAAGATGGAGGCTCCGAAAGTAATCGCCAAGGGGATGGATTTTGTGGCTCTTCGCATAAAGGAAGTCGCGAAGGAGCATGGCGTCATTATGATGGAAAACAGGCCGCTCGCCAGAGCGCTGTATGATCGGACGGAAATCGGCGATTCGGTTCCTGCCGATCTGTTCCAGGCTGTGGCGGAAGTACTGGCTTATGTATATAAGCTCAAGAAAAAAGTGTAGTAACCTACTAACACGATGGAGGAGGAAGCGTCATGAAAGCCAGAGACATGACAATATTGATCGGAATCATCGGCATCGTGCTTATGATGGTTATTCCGATTCCGCCTGCTCTATTGGATGTGCTCTTAATTGTCAACATTTCCATCGCTCTGATGATTATGCTCATTTCGATGAATACGCAGGACGCGCTGCAGTTTTCGATCTTCCCGGCGCTGCTCCTGATTACGACCGTATTCCGCTTGGCGCTGAACGTATCCACGACCAGAAATATTTTGGCGCATGCCCATGCCGGCAAAGTGGTCGAGACGTTCGGGAATTGGGTGGCCGGCGGCCAGATCGCGATCGGCTTCGTCGTCTTCCTTATCCTCGTCGTCGTTCAATTTATCGTTATTACGAAGGGCTCGGAGCGCGTAGCTGAAGTAGCGGCACGCTTCACCCTCGATGCGATGCCGGGTAAGCAAATGAGTATCGACGCGGATTTGAACGCCGGTCTCATTAACGAACAACAAGCAAAGGAACGCCGGCAAAAGATCGAACGCGAAGCCGACTTCTACGGCTCGATGGACGGTGCCAGCAAATTCGTAAAAGGGGATGCCATCGCATCCATCATTATTCTAATCATTAACCTGATCGGCGGATTTGTAATCGGGATGTCCGTTCACGGATTAAGCTTCTCCGATTCGCTTCACACGTTTTCGGTGCTTACGATCGGTGACGGCCTAGTCAGCCAAATTCCGGCCTTGCTCATTTCCACGGCAACCGGTCTGATCGTAACGCGCGCCGCATCCGAAGGTAACCTCGCGCATGACGTGACCGTGCAGATGTTCCGCTATCCCAAGCTGCTTTATATTGTTGCAGGAACGCTGACTCTCTTAGGAATTGGAACGCCAATTGGCCCGATCGCAACACTGCCGACTGCCGCAATTATCGCTTTTGGCGCTTACCGAATGCAGAATGCGCAGAAGCAAGAGCAGCAAGCGCAAGAGATTTTGGAGGAAGAACAAGAGATCGAAGAAGTCAGAAGTCCGGAAAGCGTCATCAGCCTGCTGCAGGTGGATCCGATCGAATTCGAGTTCGGATATGGACTTATCCCGCTCGCCGATACGCAGCAAGGCGGCGACTTGCTGGACCGGATCATCATGATCCGGCGTCAATGCGCGCTGGAGCTCGGTCTCGTCGTTCCGGTCATTCGAATTCGGGACAACATCCAGCTCAAACCGAATGAATATATCATCAAAATCAAAGGCAACACCGTGGCGCGCGGCGAGCTGCTGCTCAATCACTATTTGGCGATGAGCCCGGGCTACGACGATGAATCGATCGTCGGTATCGATACGGTAGAGCCGGCATTCGGCTTGCCAGCGATTTGGATCGATGAGCCGACGAAGGAACGCGCGGAGCTGACAGGATATACCGTCGTCGATCCGCCGTCGGTCGTGGCGACCCATCTAACGGAGGTTATTAAGCGGCATGCGCATGAGTTGATCGGACGCCAGGAAACGAGAGCGCTGATCGATAACGTGAGAGAGTCGTATCCGGCTCTCGTCGATGAGCTGATTCCTTCGATTTTGAACGTCGGCGACATTCAGAAGGTGCTCTCGAAGCTGCTTAAGGAGAAAATCTCCATTCGCGATATGGTAACGATCTTCGAGTCTCTGGCCGATCATGGGCCGTACACGAAAGACCCGGATATTTTGACCGAGTATGTTCGTCAAGCGCTTTCGAGACAAATTACGCAGCAGTTCTCCCATAACGGGGATACGCTGCGCGTCATAACGGTAGGCCCGATGCTGGAGAAGAAAATCGCGGAATCGGTGCAAAGCTCGGAGCAAGGCAGCTACTTGGCGCTTGACCCGGTCTCCACGCAAACGATCTACCAGAAGCTGACCGAGCAAGTCAATAAACAGATCCAATCCGGCAATCAGCCGATCGTGCTCGCATCGCCAACGATCCGTATGTATTTACGGCAAATCGTCGAGCGGACGATGCAAGATATTCCGGTTCTCTCGTACAGCGAGCTGGAGCCTAGTATTGAAGTTCAAAGCATTGGGGTGGTGAATCTATGAAGGTAAAGCGCTACGTGGTCAATGCATTACCCGAAGCACTGCCTATGATTCGCAATGAGCTTGGCGTGGACGCCATTATATTGAATACGAAAGAGATTCGCGTCGGCGGATTTCTCGGCATGTTCGGCAAGAAAAAAACGGAGGTCATCGCAGCGGTGGAAGCAGGCGGAGGCGGCGGTACGGCTGTAAAGCCGGCAGCTCGCCCGCAGCCTGTACCTGCTGCGGCAAAGCCTGCCGTCAGCGCGGTAACGCCTGAAGCGATCGCATCGATCGCGAGCTTGGCTTCTTCCGCGATAGCGGAACGGCAAAGCGCGATGCAGCAGCCAGCGAAACAGGCAGCTGCCGCGCTTCTTAAGCTGGAAGCGACGGAAATGGAATTGCCGCCTCTCAACTCTGCTGCCGCTTATGAGGCCCGAACGGGGGTCAAGGCGCCGCCGGCTTCGGCAAGCCTCAAGCCGCGCATGTCGGAGGACGATCTTCTAGATGAAATCCGCGATATGAAGCAGTGGATTATGCGGATGTCTAAGCAGCAGCAGCTGCAGGCCAGACCGGAAGCGCTGCAGTCGCTCTACGATCGGCTGCTCGATCAAGAAGTGAGCCAAGCGTTGGCTGACAAACTGCTGGAGCAAGTGGAGCTGAAGCTCGAAGAGTCTGACCTGCTCGATCAGCAGTCAGGCGCTATCGATCGTGCCGACGTTTGGCGCTTCGCCGAACAGACGCTGCTGGATTGGTTGAAAGGCCTGGATGCGGGCGTCATCGGCAGCGATACGCAAGTCATTCATTTTGTCGGACCTACCGGCGTCGGCAAAACGACTTCCATCGCCAAGCTTGCGGCGGAGCAAACGTTAAAGTCCGGTCGCAAAGTCGGCTTTATCACATCGGATACATACCGAATCGCTGCCGTCGATCAGCTGCGGACTTATGCCACGATCTTGAATGTGCCGCTAGAGGTTGTCTTCTCGCCGTCAGAGGTGGCGAGAGCGTTCAAGCAGCTTGAAGACCGCGAGCTGATCTTCATGGATACGGCCGGCAGAAATTTCCGCAACGAGCTGTACGTGTCGGAAGTGAACAGCCTGCTCCAGACCAACAAACGTGCGGAGACGTTCCTCGTGCTTAGCTTGACAGGGAAGTTCAAGGATATGTCGATGGTCGCCGAAAATTTCGCCAAATACGGCATCGACCGGGTGCTATATACGAAGCAGGATGAAACGAACGCTAACGGCGCGATTTTGAACCTGGCTATGGAGCATGGGTTGCGCCCTACGTACATTGCATACGGGCAAACGGTTCCTGACGATATAGCGCCATTCAAGGCTTCGAGCTATGTTTCGCAATTATTGGGGGCAGCTCAATGATAAACGATCAGGCTCAAGCCCTCCGCAATTTGGTTCGCCATCATGAACAGAAGACCGAGGAGCGGTCCACTCGCGTTATTACCGTCACGAGCGGCAAAGGCGGAGTCGGCAAGTCCAATTTCAGCTTGAACTTTGCGCTGGCTTTGCAGCGGGTGGGGTTGAAGGTGCTCATTTTCGATGCCGATATCGGGATGGCCAATATCGACGTGTTAATGGGCGTTTCCTCCCCTTACAGTCTTTATCATCTTCTTAAACAGGAGAAGACCATCTTGGATATTATCCAGGAAGGTCCCGGAGGCGTTCATTTTATCGCCGGCGGTTCCGGATTTACCGATTTGCTCGATTTGTCCGCGGCGCAGCTGGATTTCTTCTCGGATCAGATTAATAGGCTGCACGGTCAATACGACGTCATCCTGTTCGATACGGGAGCGGGGTTGTCGAAGGAAACGGTCAGGTTTATTGCTTCCGCGCAGGA
It includes:
- a CDS encoding response regulator produces the protein MANRILIVDDAAFMRMMIRDILTKNGYEVVGEAQDGAQAIEKFKELKPDLITMDITMPEMDGIVALKEIKKIDGNAKVIMCSAMGQQAMVIDAIQAGAKDFIVKPFQADRVIEAIKKTLG
- a CDS encoding flagellar biosynthetic protein FliO: MKVSKGIRLAAMAVSGWLMTASLASAEISVDEGKPVIGTGIGYYIWVIVALLLVIGLIILVIKWLASRNRGWGTNRALRSLGGIPLGQNKSLQVVELSGRVYVVGVGDDITLLDKIEDPDTAAAVLEAIDQQNNRTWSSPTLTEFIGRFRKSGKADGPTSEPWQEAVSFKDLLNNGMMRQSDQKQKVEELLREQNHNDRLLDE
- the fliP gene encoding flagellar type III secretion system pore protein FliP (The bacterial flagellar biogenesis protein FliP forms a type III secretion system (T3SS)-type pore required for flagellar assembly.) — its product is MNKKIVLTVAALQLLGLLFHSHAFAEPLPNVSVSIGDSGSESPGTSALSLLLIITVLSVAPAILVLMTSFTRIVIVLGFVRTSLGTQQMPPNQVLIGLAMFLTFFIMSPTLGTVNQVALQPYLKGELTQTQALSKAAEPMKEFMMKHTRDKDLLLFLKYTKMEKPKSIKDVPITVMVPAYALSELRTSFQMGFMIFIPFLIIDMVVASTLMAMGMMMLPPVMISLPFKILLFVLVDGWYLIVKSLLLSF
- the fliQ gene encoding flagellar biosynthesis protein FliQ: MSSDFIIALAGQAVYTVLKASAPMLLIGLVVGLVVSIFQATTQIQEQSLAFVPKVAAVLLSVLLFGPWILNTLVDFTYNLLNNLYKYIG
- the fliR gene encoding flagellar biosynthetic protein FliR; translated protein: MELFLQGFPIFLLIFCRITAFFVVAPIFSTRNVPSTFKLGFSFFISLLVFFTYGLKQTVVPDAEYVLAIIRELLAGALLGFAAYLFYTIVNTAGSLIDMQMGFGMANIIDPMTGASAPLMGNFKGMIATLLFLSINGHHYLLSALLQSYEWIPLDNTLFAHVSAGTVSSFLTSMVSQTFLLAIQMSAPLVVALFLTDVGLGLLARTAPQYNVFVIGIPIKILVGFLILAVLMPGLVTLYEHLFEQMFNAMRKLFDILQGPAT
- the flhB gene encoding flagellar biosynthesis protein FlhB, with protein sequence MVNYRWTLDLQLFSGEKTERATPKKRQEARKKGQTAKSQEVPGALILFFVFLSFMMLGGYYKSRIMHLFGSLFEQKLLMEVTSENVVTLFADLMMQGFMLLAPIFAIAVLVAVIGNYAQIGIMFTAEPLKLKMNKLNPISGFKQIFSMHSLVEFVKNVLKLVLIGFIVYSVIRREMGSIMQLASVPIDGIFSYISDVTIRLGVEIGAILAILALFDYMYKRYEHEKSLRMSKQDIKDEYKKSEGDPLVKSKIKERQRRMALQRMMQDVPRADVVITNPTHFAIALQYDGAKMEAPKVIAKGMDFVALRIKEVAKEHGVIMMENRPLARALYDRTEIGDSVPADLFQAVAEVLAYVYKLKKKV
- the flhA gene encoding flagellar biosynthesis protein FlhA: MKARDMTILIGIIGIVLMMVIPIPPALLDVLLIVNISIALMIMLISMNTQDALQFSIFPALLLITTVFRLALNVSTTRNILAHAHAGKVVETFGNWVAGGQIAIGFVVFLILVVVQFIVITKGSERVAEVAARFTLDAMPGKQMSIDADLNAGLINEQQAKERRQKIEREADFYGSMDGASKFVKGDAIASIIILIINLIGGFVIGMSVHGLSFSDSLHTFSVLTIGDGLVSQIPALLISTATGLIVTRAASEGNLAHDVTVQMFRYPKLLYIVAGTLTLLGIGTPIGPIATLPTAAIIAFGAYRMQNAQKQEQQAQEILEEEQEIEEVRSPESVISLLQVDPIEFEFGYGLIPLADTQQGGDLLDRIIMIRRQCALELGLVVPVIRIRDNIQLKPNEYIIKIKGNTVARGELLLNHYLAMSPGYDDESIVGIDTVEPAFGLPAIWIDEPTKERAELTGYTVVDPPSVVATHLTEVIKRHAHELIGRQETRALIDNVRESYPALVDELIPSILNVGDIQKVLSKLLKEKISIRDMVTIFESLADHGPYTKDPDILTEYVRQALSRQITQQFSHNGDTLRVITVGPMLEKKIAESVQSSEQGSYLALDPVSTQTIYQKLTEQVNKQIQSGNQPIVLASPTIRMYLRQIVERTMQDIPVLSYSELEPSIEVQSIGVVNL
- the flhF gene encoding flagellar biosynthesis protein FlhF, translating into MKVKRYVVNALPEALPMIRNELGVDAIILNTKEIRVGGFLGMFGKKKTEVIAAVEAGGGGGTAVKPAARPQPVPAAAKPAVSAVTPEAIASIASLASSAIAERQSAMQQPAKQAAAALLKLEATEMELPPLNSAAAYEARTGVKAPPASASLKPRMSEDDLLDEIRDMKQWIMRMSKQQQLQARPEALQSLYDRLLDQEVSQALADKLLEQVELKLEESDLLDQQSGAIDRADVWRFAEQTLLDWLKGLDAGVIGSDTQVIHFVGPTGVGKTTSIAKLAAEQTLKSGRKVGFITSDTYRIAAVDQLRTYATILNVPLEVVFSPSEVARAFKQLEDRELIFMDTAGRNFRNELYVSEVNSLLQTNKRAETFLVLSLTGKFKDMSMVAENFAKYGIDRVLYTKQDETNANGAILNLAMEHGLRPTYIAYGQTVPDDIAPFKASSYVSQLLGAAQ
- a CDS encoding MinD/ParA family protein; the encoded protein is MNDQAQALRNLVRHHEQKTEERSTRVITVTSGKGGVGKSNFSLNFALALQRVGLKVLIFDADIGMANIDVLMGVSSPYSLYHLLKQEKTILDIIQEGPGGVHFIAGGSGFTDLLDLSAAQLDFFSDQINRLHGQYDVILFDTGAGLSKETVRFIASAQETIVVTTPEPTSITDAYALIKMVTAMEHDVKFKLVVNRAADNKEGHATADKIGLVSQRFLNIELPVLGILPDDPNVMKAVKKQVPFSIAYPGSDATKSIMEIARRFADVPAAPASSGGVKGFLHKMFRLSH